The following coding sequences are from one Lolium rigidum isolate FL_2022 chromosome 6, APGP_CSIRO_Lrig_0.1, whole genome shotgun sequence window:
- the LOC124667264 gene encoding WRKY transcription factor WRKY24-like, with amino-acid sequence MTTSSSGSVETSANSRPGSFSFSNANASFTDMLGSSASAAGGGAASGYKSLTPPSLPLSPSLMSPSSYFNMPAGMNLADFLDSPVLLTSSIFPSPTTGAFGSQQFNWRPEAPPASAAEQGVKEEQRQPYSDFSFQTAAPAGNEAATQTTTTTAATTFQPPAPQGEETYRGQQQQQPWGYPAGGMEVGANPASFSAPAPVQATSSELAPSGGGAYRQQTHSQRRSSDDGYNWRKYGQKQVKGSENPRSYYKCTFPNCPTKKKVETSIEGQITEIVYKGTHNHAKPVNTRRGSGGGANAAQVLQSGGDASEHSFGAMSGAPVSTPENSSASFGDDEVGAGSPRAGGDDLDDDEPDSKKWRKDGDSEGINNIAGNRTVREPRVVVQTMSDIDILDDGYRWRKYGQKVVKGNPNPRSYYKCTTVGCPVRKHVERASHDLRAVITTYEGKHNHDVPAARGSAALYRPAPRAVDSAMSTSHQYMANQQPSAMTYQAGAAAAGTQQYAPRPDGFGGQSQGSFGFNGSFGFSAGFDNPTGSYMSQHQQQQRQNDAMHASGAKEEPREDMFFQNSQF; translated from the exons ATGACTACCTCGTCGTCAGGGAGCGTCGAGACGTCGGCCAACTCGAGGCCCGGCTCCTTCTCCTTCTCGAATGCGAATGCGAGCTTCACGGACATGCTGGGGAGCTCCGCCtctgcggccggcggcggcgccgcgtcGGGATACAAGTCCTTGACGCCGCCTTCCCTGCCGCTCTCGCCGTCCCTGATGTCGCCGTCGTCCTACTTCAACATGCCCGCCGGCATGAACCTCGCCGACTTCCTCGACTCGCCCGTGCTCCTCACCTCCAGT ATTTTCCCATCGCCCACGACGGGAGCGTTCGGGTCGCAGCAGTTCAACTGGAGGCCGGAGGCaccgccggcgagcgccgcggaGCAGGGCGTCAAGGAAGAGCAGAGGCAGCCGTACTCCGACTTCTCGTTCcagacggcggcgccggcgggcaACGAGGCTGCCAcgcagacgacgacgacgacggcggcgacgaccttCCAGCCACCGGCCCCACAG GGCGAGGAAACGTACCGaggtcagcagcagcagcagccttgGGGTTACCCTGCGGGAGGCATGGAGGTGGGTGCCAACCCGGCGAGCTTCAGCGCGCCGGCTCCGGTCCAGGCGACCTCGTCGGAGCTGgcgccgagcggcggcggcgcgtacaGGCAGCAGACGCACTCGCAGAGGCGGTCGTCGGACGACGGGTACAACTGGCGCAAGTACGGGCAGAAGCAGGTCAAGGGCAGCGAGAACCCGCGCAGCTATTACAAGTGCACCTTCCCCAACTGCCCCACCAAGAAGAAGGTGGAGACGTCCATCGAGGGCCAGATCACCGAGATCGTGTACAAGGGCACGCACAACCACGCCAAGCCGGTCAACACGCGCCgaggctccggcggcggcgcgaacgCGGCGCAGGTGCTGCAGAGCGGCGGCGACGCGTCCGAGCATTCCTTCGGAGCGATGTCGGGCGCGCCCGTCTCGACGCCGGAGAACTCGTCGGCGTCCTTCGGGGACGACGAGGTCGGCGCGGGCTCGCCCCGCGCTGGCGGCGACGATCTCGACGACGATGAGCCGGATTCCAAGAAATG GAGGAAAGACGGCGACAGCGAGGGGATCAACAACATCGCCGGCAACCGGACGGTGCGTGAGCCGAGGGTGGTGGTCCAGACCATGAGCGACATCGACATCCTCGACGACGGCTACCGGTGGAGGAAGTACGGGCAGAAGGTGGTGAAGGGCAACCCCAACCCGCGGAGCTACTACAAGTGCACCACGGTCGGGTGCCCCGTGCGGAAGCACGTGGAGCGCGCGTCGCACGACCTGCGCGCCGTGATCACCACCTACGAGGGCAAGCACAACCACGACGTGCCCGCCGCCAGGGGCAGCGCCGCGCTCTACCGCCCCGCGCCACGGGCGGTGGACAGCGCCATGAGCACCAGCCACCAGTACATGGCTAACCAGCAGCCGTCCGCCATGACATACCaagccggcgccgccgcggccgggACACAGCAGTACGCCCCGAGGCCCGACGGGTTCGGCGGCCAGAGCCAGGGATCGTTCGGCTTCAACGGCAGCTTCGGCTTCTCGGCCGGTTTCGACAACCCGACGGGGTCGTACATGAgccagcaccagcagcagcagaggCAGAACGATGCGATGCACGCCTCGGGCGCCAAGGAGGAGCCAAGGGAGGACATGTTCTTCCAGAACTCCCAGTTCTGA